The sequence below is a genomic window from Aminivibrio sp..
CATCCCATGGAAGATTCGGCATAAATCCCCTCTTTCCAGAGAACCTTGACGCCGTCTTCGATGGACAGGACGTCCACGCCGTGGATTTCCTCGTCGGTCGGTTCAGCTGGAGGAGCGGTCACCTGGTCCGCGGAGGAGGCTTTCCGGGCGAGCCCTTCGAGCACGGCGTCCAGGCCTGCCTTCCGGGCAGCGGCAAGCTCCGCCGCCACCTTTTCCGGCAAATTGCCCGCCGCGGCCCTGGCGGTATATTCCAGGGCGCCCGCGATGACCGGGGCTCCGGAAGCCCTCGAGATGATGGAGATAACTCTGTTCCACCCCTCTCCCGCCGAGGGACCGTAGCCCCACCCGAGGGATTCGTAGGATCCCCCAGTGGTGAAGGAGGAGAACATCTTCATCAGCACGTTCCCCGTGAGGGTGTCGGTGACGCAGATATCCACGGCTCCGGCAAGAATGTCGTTCCCCCTGAGGACAGCGCCTCCGTCTTTCCTTATGCTGGCGCCGAAAGAAATGGGGTATCCCTTCTCCTTCAGGGAATTGAGGGTTTTATAGGCAAGCTGGGCACCGTCCACGTTGAGGATTCCCACCGAAGGATTGTCCAGGCCGATGGCCTTTGCGGCCGCGATGCCGTACAGGGCGTTCCTGACCATTGCCTCCACCCTGCCCGCCGCGGAGGTACCGGTGGACGAGGCTAGGATCATGGGTCTGCCTCTGCCTGGAGTCAGAACCCTTCCGATGGTGGTGACACCAAGGGGGAAGGGATAATGGAGCGCCACGGCGCCGGCGATCCGCCCATCGGAAAGGGCTTCTTCCATGGCCTTCGCCACGTCCTCCTCGCAGTCCGGGGTCTCGATCCATGCCAGGTCCTCGAAGCCGGGGATCCTAGGACCGATCATGACCACCCCTATCCGGGCCGAATTTTCCTGGGCCAGCCTGGCGCCCCGGGCGAGTTCTTCCGCCCCGAGCTCGCTGCCCGCGGCCATGAGACCCACGGATATCCGGGGTCCTCCCGATCGGGCATCGGATACGATTTCCGCCAGGGCTTCGCCTATGAGCTTCCTGATATCAGACATGGTCTTTCCTCCCGTCTACAGCTTTCCTGACAGTTCCGAGAGAACCTCCAGGAGAAGGGCCTTGATGTCGTCTTTGGAAACAGCTGCTCCCGTTTCCGCTTTTCCGGAAGGAGGCTCAAGAAGGAAGGAGGCGCCGTCGGCAAGGTTCGTGAGCCTTGCGAGGAAGAGGCTTCCCTTCCCGATGATCATGGCCCGTTTCATGGTTCCCGCCTTCAGCGCCTCGCAGGCGTGCCCCACGAAGGGCACTCCCGAGGGGATGTGCCCCTGGGTGTGGGCGAAGCCGGTAACACCCCGCTCCTTGACGAAGGTCATCATGTCGGCCTTCTCGATGGCTTTCTTTGTAACGGCAAGAGCGGCGGTCATCTTGATGTTCGCCAGGGGGACATCCCCCGCGCCCGCAGGAAGGGTGATTTCGTTGATGTGGAGCTCGGCGGCGTACTTGTCAACGTCCATGAAGGAAAGCCCCGCCTTCTCCAGGGGATCGAGGATGAGAGCCGTGGTCACCGCCTGGGGGGACGATCCGGCGCCAACGGTGTGCTTGCCGAGGACGTCGAGCCTCATGACGGGGTACGTTCCGTCGTCGGGAACGAGGAGCACGGCAAAGTTCCCGAGGCAGTCCTCCAGGGCCGGCATCTTCTTCTTTACGTGGTCGCGGCCGTTCATGTAGAGTTTTGGTACGGCGCCGCCCGCGAGCACGACGCAGTTCTTCCGTGCGCCGGAGGCCACCTGGGCCGCACCGGCGATCATGGCGTTGACAGGACCGGCACAGAAGCTCCGGACGTCGCAGCCGCTGGCGTTGACGCACCCGGCGATCTCGGCGATGGCCTTTGCGAAGTTGCCTCCGGCTCGCTGATTCATGTCGCCTGCGCCTTCCTCGGAGCACTCGATGACGAAATCCACCTCTTCGGGGGCCATGCCCGTATTCTTCAGCAGGTGCAGGAGGGAGAGCACTCCCCCGGCCTTGCAGGCGATGTTCTCGAGCAGCACGTAGGCGAAGAGGCAGTCGTCCACCTCGTGGCCGTTTCTGGCGCAGCCCACGACCTTTCCGTTGAAGTACAGGGGAAGGGCTTTTTTGTGAGCGGTCTCGTGGGCAATCTCGTCGGCGGAATGGCCTGCCTCGAGGCGGGCGAGCAATTTGTCGTTCATCACCGGGCTTGCGGCGAGCTTTTCCCTGACCGAGGCGGCGAAGGAGGCATCCAGCCAGATGATGTCGAAGACGTCGCATATATCCATAAGGCCGAGGAACTCATCCTCGGGCATGATCTCACCATAGGTCCCGTAGCGGTTTGAACCGGCCATCCTGTTGACGTACCAGGGCTGCGGGGTGTTTTCCAGGGCCTCGAGGCCGATGCCGCCGATGTAGGCCTGGTTGGGGGCATAGTCCCGGGCTTCCTCGTATTTCTGCATGAAGGACGGCAATTCCCGAAGGAACTCGGTCTCACCCTTCGTCTCTCGTTCGATGAACGGCGTGTTTCCGTAATGGAATCCTGTTTCGGGAGCGTGGTTCAGGCAGTAGGCGTATCCTTTGATTCCTGCGGTGGCCATGGGGGTCCAACCTCCTTGTGCTTTTCTCTCTTGAGCTTCGGGGCCCGGAGATTCTCCGGGCCCGTGCATGAACATCCGTCAGTCGGCAAACACCGTCTGCTCGGAAATCTCCGTCTGAAGCGCCTTCAGGGATTTCTCCACCAGGCGGCGCCGGATTTCCTTCTCTTCCTCCATGGTCCTGGTGGGGTCGCCGAGAGGATGGGGGATGGCAATGGCGGGAACGATCCTGTTGGCTCCCACGGTGAGGGAGATGGGAACTATGGTGCACACGTGAACCACGGGCAGGCCTGCACGCTCGATTTCCTTGACCATCGTTGCGCCGCAACGAGTGCAGGTTCCTCAGGTGGATGTGAGGATGACGGCGGTCACTCCGTCGGCGATGAGCCTCCGGGCTATCTCGGCGCCGAACTTCTTGGCGCTCGCCACCGCCGTGCCGTTGCCCACGGTGGTGTAGAACTTGTTGTGGAGTTTCTTGAAAACGCCTTCCTTCTCCATGTCGCGAAGAACGTCCACGGGGAGGACCCTGTCGGCGTCCTGATCGGCGTAGGTGGCGTCGTAGCCGCCGTGGGCCGTGCAGTAGCGGTCGGCGGTGAGGTCCATAACGCCGGTGATGTCGTACTCGCCGAACTTGCTGGCGCTGGATGCCTCGATGTGGTCGGGGTTGCCCTTGGGGCAAATGCCGCCGGAGGTGACCAGGGCGATGACCGCGTTCTTCATGTCCTTGATCGCCGGATTGGGGGCCACCCTGTCGAATACGGGCATGGGATACTCGGTGACGAAGGGCTCTCCCTTCAGTTTGGCGGTGAACATGTCCACCGCCCGCTCGGCGGCGAGCTTGTCGTAGAACTTGTTCTTCCTGACGCCCCGTTCGATATAACCTTCCTCCGCGGGGGTGCCGAGCTTCTCGCCCTTCAGGAGCTTCAGGACGAGGGCCGCCATGGCGGGTATCGCTTTCCTCATGCCTGCGGCGCTGTCCGGAGTTTCCACGATGTAAAAGCTCTTTTTGTACATCTCCACGCCGGGATTCTCGGGATACATTCCGGAGACCGCAGGAATGCGGAGCTGCTTCACCGCTGCCTCGCACACGGCGCCGCAGGCGGTTCCGTAGCGGCCGGCGTTGAAGGCGGGCCCTGCCACCACGGCGTCGGGCTTGTACTTCTTCATCATGTCGATGATCTCGGCGCCTGCCTTCTCCATGTTGGAGGCGAAGTAGGAGTCGCCGCAGATCACGGTGGCCACTATTTCAGCATCGGCTCCGAGAGCCGCCTTCAGAGCCGTTCCGGGCCCGACTATTCCCTCGCGGATCTCGGGAGCGATGTCCGCTTTCTCTTCGCCTCCGATGCCGGCGTAGAACTGGTTTATATAATGAATGATCCGGTATGACACAATTACTCCCTCCCCTCTTATAGGGCGTACTTGCTGAACTGTGCCCGAATGCCGCTCACGGCTTCAGACAGTTTCTCGGGGTCGAGCACCATTTCCATCATGCTGATCTGCTCTTCCCAGGCGTTTGCATCGCATTCGTCCCGAATCTCCTGTTCAAAGACATGGTATACGGCGAGTCCAGACTGGACTCCGGCCAGGGGACCTGCAAAGGTGGGGTCTCCGTTGCTTACCGTTTCGGCGTAAATTTCCGCGCCTTCGGCATCGGAGGAACCCAGAATGACGACCACGTTTTCCGGGCCGTACTTCTCAGCGGCATCCTTGATGCGCTGCTGGTTCTGCAGATCCATGGCTCCTGCGGCGGTTCAGACGAAGCATTCGGTCACCGAGAAGACGATATCGGCGCCGCTGTCCTTCAGGCATGCTTCCATGGCGGGGCCGGGAACGCCGTCGCGCTCACCGAGCAGCAGAACTTTTTTACCTGCCAGTTTGGCCATGCTGTGACACCTCCTTGTCGTTGTGCGGTTCGTCGGATCAGATGGTGTAGGCTCCGAGTTTCGTGAAGCCGAGCTCGCTGGTGGCTCCGAGAATGGCCTGGAGCTCCACGGTGATGGTGCCGTCGGCGGCGAGGGATCCCTGCCAGCCTCCGGCAATGACGTTGGCTTCCTCGGGAACGCCGATGACCTTCTTCATGGGAGGAAGAACGATCACTTCATTGGCGTTTCCGGCGGTAACGCAGGCATCGCCCTCGGGGCAGGAGTCGGCGAGGGACTGGCTCGCACCGTCCTGGCCGGCGTATTCGTCGGTAAGAAGGGTGGTCTTGATTCCGGCCCGCTCGGCTTTCCAGCAGTTCATGATCAGGTCGGCGTCAGGGTTGCCGAAGCCTTCCTCGGAGATGAGGAGGCCGTCCACGCCGAGGGTCTTCGCCAGCTTGACGGAGTAGGAGGAGCTTCTCTTCTTGTCGGCGAGGGTCACGTTTTCGTTGGTGACGATGCAGCCGAGGAAGTTGAAGTCCTTGCCGTGGCGCCTGAACATGTGGTGGATCACCGGGTTGTTCTGGTGGGAGTAGGTGTTGTTCTTGTCGCAGGCTGACACGCAGTTGCCCGAGACGATGGCTCCGTCCATGACTTCCGTGGGGTTGAGGAAGGTGGGAAGGATTTTTTTCACGTCCACGCCGTAGAGGTAGGTGTCGTGAAGAAGCCCCTGGGACTGGAGCATGTAGAGATAGGCGACTTTCGGCAGTCCGGGGTGAGCCGCCATGGCGTCCCTGAGGCAGGGCGTCTCGTAGGTCTCAACCTCGTCGGCGGGCGTGCCGAGGCACTTCTCGGCAAGGTACGCCGCAGCCTTCAGCCCCGCCATTCTGCAGGCGGTCTCGTAATCGTGCTTGTCGATCCCCTCGACGTTTTCGAGGATAATCACCACGTTGCAGGTCCGGGAGTACGGCGTATAGTCGGCCCCTGGGCCGCTCATGTCGATGATGCCTTCCTGGAAGCGGACGATCTTTCCTGTGGTCACGACGGCGGCTCCGGAAAGGACGAGGGTCTTGCCCTCACCGACGGATTCCACGTCGGACACCATGCCCGGGAACACTCCGCCGGGGCCTTCCATCTTGAAGCGGGGCTCTACTACGTCCTTCACGGGAAGAATGCGGACGCTTTCGCCGGGTAGAGCAAGGTCCACATCCACCTTCGCAAGCCGTTCATCGCCGGCGAGAACGGAAAGGAGTTCCTCCCTGTTCACAGTCAGCACGCCGCCCCGGACGAAAGTCTTTTCTCCCCAGGCCAGCTTGTTGATCTTCACTTTGTGCAGCTCGAGTCTCATGGTTGTCTGTTTCCCCCCTTTTGGGCGTGAAAAACTACTTCAGAAGAGCCTCCACGTTTTCCCTGATCTTTTCCAGGGTCACATCTCCGCCGCTGATCCTGGCGACTTCCGCGCCGTCCTTCCAGAACAGGAACGTGGGAAGCCCCATGACCTTGTTCGCGATGGCAACTCTCCGGTTCCCGGAAACATCCACGGAACAGAACTTCACTTTGCCTTCGTACTCCTCCGCCATCTTGTGGACGTTTGGGAGCAGCGCCATGCAGGGACCGCACTTGGGGCCCCAGAAGTCAACGAGCACGGGAAGAGCGCTCTCCTTGACCTCGGCGTCAAAATTCTCCTTCGTCAATTCAACCATTATCCTTCACCTCCT
It includes:
- the grdD gene encoding glycine/sarcosine/betaine reductase complex component C subunit alpha; this translates as MSDIRKLIGEALAEIVSDARSGGPRISVGLMAAGSELGAEELARGARLAQENSARIGVVMIGPRIPGFEDLAWIETPDCEEDVAKAMEEALSDGRIAGAVALHYPFPLGVTTIGRVLTPGRGRPMILASSTGTSAAGRVEAMVRNALYGIAAAKAIGLDNPSVGILNVDGAQLAYKTLNSLKEKGYPISFGASIRKDGGAVLRGNDILAGAVDICVTDTLTGNVLMKMFSSFTTGGSYESLGWGYGPSAGEGWNRVISIISRASGAPVIAGALEYTARAAAGNLPEKVAAELAAARKAGLDAVLEGLARKASSADQVTAPPAEPTDEEIHGVDVLSIEDGVKVLWKEGIYAESSMGCTGPVIKVPGKHLGRAEDILRAGGYI
- the grdC gene encoding glycine/sarcosine/betaine reductase complex component C subunit beta, producing the protein MATAGIKGYAYCLNHAPETGFHYGNTPFIERETKGETEFLRELPSFMQKYEEARDYAPNQAYIGGIGLEALENTPQPWYVNRMAGSNRYGTYGEIMPEDEFLGLMDICDVFDIIWLDASFAASVREKLAASPVMNDKLLARLEAGHSADEIAHETAHKKALPLYFNGKVVGCARNGHEVDDCLFAYVLLENIACKAGGVLSLLHLLKNTGMAPEEVDFVIECSEEGAGDMNQRAGGNFAKAIAEIAGCVNASGCDVRSFCAGPVNAMIAGAAQVASGARKNCVVLAGGAVPKLYMNGRDHVKKKMPALEDCLGNFAVLLVPDDGTYPVMRLDVLGKHTVGAGSSPQAVTTALILDPLEKAGLSFMDVDKYAAELHINEITLPAGAGDVPLANIKMTAALAVTKKAIEKADMMTFVKERGVTGFAHTQGHIPSGVPFVGHACEALKAGTMKRAMIIGKGSLFLARLTNLADGASFLLEPPSGKAETGAAVSKDDIKALLLEVLSELSGKL
- the grdB gene encoding glycine reductase complex selenoprotein B — its product is MVSYRIIHYINQFYAGIGGEEKADIAPEIREGIVGPGTALKAALGADAEIVATVICGDSYFASNMEKAGAEIIDMMKKYKPDAVVAGPAFNAGRYGTACGAVCEAAVKQLRIPAVSGMYPENPGVEMYKKSFYIVETPDSAAGMRKAIPAMAALVLKLLKGEKLGTPAEEGYIERGVRKNKFYDKLAAERAVDMFTAKLKGEPFVTEYPMPVFDRVAPNPAIKDMKNAVIALVTSGGICPKGNPDHIEASSASKFGEYDITGVMDLTADRYCTAHGGYDATYADQDADRVLPVDVLRDMEKEGVFKKLHNKFYTTVGNGTAVASAKKFGAEIARRLIADGVTAVILTSTUGTCTRCGATMVKEIERAGLPVVHVCTIVPISLTVGANRIVPAIAIPHPLGDPTRTMEEEKEIRRRLVEKSLKALQTEISEQTVFAD
- the grdA gene encoding glycine/sarcosine/betaine reductase complex selenoprotein A, encoding MAKLAGKKVLLLGERDGVPGPAMEACLKDSGADIVFSVTECFVUTAAGAMDLQNQQRIKDAAEKYGPENVVVILGSSDAEGAEIYAETVSNGDPTFAGPLAGVQSGLAVYHVFEQEIRDECDANAWEEQISMMEMVLDPEKLSEAVSGIRAQFSKYAL
- a CDS encoding glycine/sarcosine/betaine reductase component B subunit, with protein sequence MRLELHKVKINKLAWGEKTFVRGGVLTVNREELLSVLAGDERLAKVDVDLALPGESVRILPVKDVVEPRFKMEGPGGVFPGMVSDVESVGEGKTLVLSGAAVVTTGKIVRFQEGIIDMSGPGADYTPYSRTCNVVIILENVEGIDKHDYETACRMAGLKAAAYLAEKCLGTPADEVETYETPCLRDAMAAHPGLPKVAYLYMLQSQGLLHDTYLYGVDVKKILPTFLNPTEVMDGAIVSGNCVSACDKNNTYSHQNNPVIHHMFRRHGKDFNFLGCIVTNENVTLADKKRSSSYSVKLAKTLGVDGLLISEEGFGNPDADLIMNCWKAERAGIKTTLLTDEYAGQDGASQSLADSCPEGDACVTAGNANEVIVLPPMKKVIGVPEEANVIAGGWQGSLAADGTITVELQAILGATSELGFTKLGAYTI
- a CDS encoding thioredoxin domain-containing protein — its product is MVELTKENFDAEVKESALPVLVDFWGPKCGPCMALLPNVHKMAEEYEGKVKFCSVDVSGNRRVAIANKVMGLPTFLFWKDGAEVARISGGDVTLEKIRENVEALLK